A single window of Paenibacillus sp. FSL H8-0537 DNA harbors:
- the glmM gene encoding phosphoglucosamine mutase: MGKYFGTDGVRGVANQELTPELAYKIGRCGGFVLTGEADKPVVVIGRDTRISGPMLESALIAGLLSIGASVVRLGVISTPAVAYITRELKADAGVMISASHNPVEDNGIKFFAGDGFKLSDETEIRIEQLIDAEQDELPRPVGGDIGTVTDDDSAKKRYLDFLKTTITGGFSGLKIVLDCANGSAYELAPAVFRELGAEIITVGAEPDGRNINAGVGSTHPEYLREQVLAHKADLGLSFDGDADRLIAIDDQGEEVDGDYILCIIGDAMKQAGKLKHDTVVTTVMANIGFFKAAGQLGLQTAQTAVGDRYVMEEMRRGGFNLGGEQSGHVIFLDYITTGDGILTALQLVDTIKASGRKLSELKTIMRKFPQVLVNVRVEDKSKYLGNQAIEAAAEEVSRELGDNGRVLVRPSGTESLIRVMAEGPDKDQVEAYVAKIVDVVKKELG, from the coding sequence ATGGGGAAATATTTTGGTACAGATGGCGTGCGCGGTGTCGCGAATCAGGAACTGACACCAGAGCTTGCTTATAAAATTGGCCGCTGCGGCGGATTTGTATTAACGGGAGAGGCAGATAAGCCGGTCGTCGTTATCGGACGGGATACGCGTATTTCCGGCCCCATGCTGGAATCGGCGCTAATCGCTGGTTTGCTGTCCATCGGCGCAAGCGTGGTTCGTCTAGGCGTTATATCTACGCCAGCAGTCGCTTATATCACGCGTGAGCTCAAGGCGGATGCGGGTGTGATGATTTCCGCTTCGCATAATCCGGTTGAGGACAATGGCATAAAGTTTTTCGCGGGCGACGGCTTCAAGCTGTCGGATGAGACGGAAATTCGCATTGAGCAGCTGATTGATGCGGAGCAGGATGAACTGCCGCGCCCTGTAGGCGGCGACATTGGCACTGTAACCGACGATGACTCGGCGAAGAAACGTTATCTGGACTTTTTGAAAACGACGATTACAGGTGGCTTCAGCGGCCTTAAAATCGTGCTCGACTGCGCCAACGGCTCCGCCTATGAGCTGGCACCTGCTGTATTCCGCGAGCTTGGCGCGGAAATCATTACGGTAGGGGCGGAGCCGGATGGCCGCAACATTAATGCGGGCGTCGGTTCGACGCATCCGGAATATTTGCGTGAGCAGGTGCTGGCGCATAAAGCGGATCTGGGATTATCCTTTGACGGCGATGCCGACCGCCTGATCGCCATTGATGATCAAGGCGAAGAGGTCGATGGCGATTATATTTTGTGCATCATTGGCGATGCAATGAAACAGGCTGGAAAGCTGAAGCATGACACGGTCGTTACGACGGTTATGGCGAACATTGGCTTCTTCAAGGCTGCGGGGCAGCTAGGCCTGCAAACCGCACAAACCGCTGTTGGCGACCGCTACGTGATGGAAGAAATGCGTCGCGGCGGCTTCAATCTGGGCGGCGAGCAGTCCGGCCATGTTATTTTTCTAGATTATATTACGACGGGTGACGGCATTCTGACCGCTTTGCAGCTGGTTGATACGATTAAAGCTTCCGGCCGTAAGCTCAGCGAGCTGAAAACCATTATGCGCAAGTTCCCGCAAGTGCTCGTTAACGTACGCGTGGAAGACAAGAGCAAATACCTGGGCAACCAAGCGATTGAAGCAGCAGCGGAAGAAGTGTCCCGTGAGCTTGGCGACAACGGCCGTGTGCTGGTTCGTCCATCAGGTACGGAATCGCTTATTCGCGTCATGGCAGAAGGCCCAGACAAGGATCAGGTTGAAGCATACGTCGCAAAGATTGTTGATGTGGTGAAAAAAGAACTCGGTTAA
- the cdaA gene encoding diadenylate cyclase CdaA: MSYFADLTWQNGIKDVIDIGIVSYIIYKIILLVQGTRAVQLLKGILVLIAVWAISTWFNLYTLKWVMNQMFTFGVVSVLIIFQPELRRVLEQVGRGKLFVSSSFMDKDVVNEQIDEVMKAVQFMANRKIGALIVFERTTGVNELIESGVQMESRITSELLNNIFTPNTPLHDGAVIIRGNQIMAAGCYLPLSENPFISKELGTRHRAAIGVSEVSDAISVVVSEETGQVSLALNGMIVRDIKEESLISKLFEELTPKTNGRTKERSTFAFWKRKGGQDG, translated from the coding sequence ATGAGTTACTTTGCAGATTTGACTTGGCAGAACGGCATCAAGGATGTCATTGATATCGGGATCGTCAGCTATATTATTTACAAAATCATTTTGCTTGTACAAGGGACAAGGGCGGTTCAGCTCTTGAAAGGAATCCTTGTGCTTATTGCTGTATGGGCAATTAGCACGTGGTTCAATTTATATACGCTCAAATGGGTTATGAACCAAATGTTCACCTTTGGCGTCGTTTCGGTGCTCATCATTTTTCAGCCGGAGCTTAGGCGGGTGCTGGAGCAGGTGGGACGCGGGAAGCTGTTCGTCAGCTCGTCCTTTATGGACAAGGATGTTGTCAATGAGCAAATTGATGAAGTGATGAAGGCTGTCCAGTTTATGGCGAACCGCAAAATCGGCGCGCTCATCGTTTTTGAACGGACGACTGGCGTTAATGAACTGATTGAATCAGGTGTCCAGATGGAGTCGCGAATAACTTCCGAGCTGCTGAACAATATTTTTACGCCAAATACGCCGCTGCATGATGGAGCGGTTATTATTCGGGGTAATCAAATTATGGCGGCAGGCTGTTATTTGCCGCTGTCTGAAAATCCTTTTATAAGCAAAGAGCTAGGTACCCGCCATCGTGCGGCAATCGGCGTCAGCGAGGTTAGTGATGCGATATCGGTTGTGGTGTCAGAAGAAACAGGACAAGTTTCATTGGCGCTCAACGGCATGATTGTTCGTGATATTAAAGAAGAATCGCTAATCTCGAAGCTGTTCGAGGAGCTGACTCCGAAGACGAATGGACGCACGAAGGAACGCTCTACGTTCGCGTTCTGGAAGCGGAAAGGAGGCCAGGATGGATAA
- a CDS encoding CdaR family protein: MDKWLSHPTAIKIISIVIALLLWAVVHFDPESTPAAVTSNTDKKIIEAAQIIPTGLDETKYSLVQMEPTVVRIMVEGRRSKLLTAKDEDYIITADLSGLGTGEHVVPLTYTMPSGVTLLEISQRTVKVDIEEIQTRSFDLGLKTSGTPSSGYIVGTPLLVGKETAASVKVTLPKDEMEYVGSVSATVSVEGAKSTVEDKKASVVVYDTEGKVMEHAITNPKIVDVEVPVTPPIKMVPLQISYTGSLPEGLSIASIKPEIDKVAVYADQKTLDALEVYNGVTIDLGAVEQSGTVKAKVTKLDGIVLVEPAEINVEVNVVSWESLTLTRAIQLTNVGEGLFAEISKPQSGEASLNIHGAPDVLSAISDKDLQLTADLQGLKAGTHTIKLTTTVPRFVTVTNEEAAFSATVVIGEKSDPVTADPDASGGTTEPEPSPTPEPSATPDSGESTPSAGAGNDGGNEGTGATNAGGGEPSNGSATNANG, from the coding sequence ATGGATAAATGGCTTAGTCATCCGACAGCGATTAAAATTATTTCGATTGTCATTGCGCTGCTGCTGTGGGCAGTTGTGCATTTCGATCCGGAATCGACTCCTGCTGCGGTGACCTCCAATACAGATAAAAAAATTATTGAGGCTGCGCAAATTATTCCAACTGGGCTGGATGAAACCAAATATTCGCTCGTGCAGATGGAGCCGACCGTTGTAAGAATTATGGTGGAGGGCCGCCGTTCCAAGCTGCTGACCGCCAAAGACGAGGATTATATTATTACGGCCGATTTATCGGGCCTCGGAACAGGCGAGCATGTTGTGCCGTTAACGTATACGATGCCGAGCGGCGTCACCTTGCTGGAAATTTCACAGCGCACGGTGAAGGTAGATATCGAAGAAATTCAGACGAGGTCCTTTGATCTCGGGCTGAAGACTTCAGGCACGCCTTCAAGCGGCTATATTGTCGGCACACCATTATTGGTGGGCAAAGAGACAGCCGCGTCCGTTAAAGTGACGCTTCCGAAGGATGAAATGGAATATGTCGGTTCGGTCAGCGCGACTGTTAGTGTGGAAGGCGCCAAATCAACGGTTGAGGATAAAAAGGCGAGTGTTGTTGTTTATGATACGGAAGGTAAAGTGATGGAGCATGCCATTACCAATCCGAAGATCGTTGATGTGGAGGTTCCCGTCACTCCGCCAATCAAGATGGTTCCGCTCCAGATCAGCTACACAGGCAGCTTGCCGGAAGGTTTAAGCATTGCTTCGATTAAACCGGAAATCGACAAGGTTGCCGTTTATGCGGATCAGAAAACGCTTGATGCCCTCGAAGTATATAATGGGGTGACGATTGATCTTGGAGCTGTAGAGCAGTCGGGCACAGTGAAGGCGAAAGTAACGAAGCTGGACGGCATCGTGCTCGTTGAGCCTGCTGAAATTAATGTTGAGGTTAATGTCGTTTCATGGGAATCGCTGACTTTGACGAGAGCGATTCAGCTAACGAACGTTGGCGAGGGTCTTTTCGCCGAAATCAGCAAGCCGCAGAGCGGCGAGGCGAGCCTGAATATTCACGGTGCGCCAGATGTGCTATCGGCGATTAGCGACAAGGATTTGCAGCTGACAGCTGATTTGCAGGGGCTAAAGGCAGGCACGCACACGATCAAGCTCACGACAACAGTGCCGCGTTTTGTGACCGTAACTAACGAAGAAGCGGCATTTAGCGCAACGGTAGTTATTGGTGAGAAGTCTGATCCGGTAACGGCAGATCCAGATGCAAGTGGTGGTACGACCGAACCAGAGCCGAGTCCGACGCCTGAGCCATCGGCAACGCCGGATAGTGGAGAGAGCACGCCTAGCGCTGGAGCGGGAAACGATGGCGGCAATGAAGGCACTGGAGCTACGAATGCTGGTGGCGGCGAGCCGAGCAATGGCAGCGCCACAAATGCAAATGGCTAA